A genomic segment from Malaclemys terrapin pileata isolate rMalTer1 chromosome 1, rMalTer1.hap1, whole genome shotgun sequence encodes:
- the LOC128844645 gene encoding olfactory receptor 51E2-like has translation MPSPNNTDLSPSSFVLAGTPGLEAARFWLAFPLCSMYLMAIVGNGAVVFTVKMELSLHSPMYIFLCMLASIDLALSTCTVPRMLSLLWFDWREISFGACLLQMFLIHSLSAVESTVLLAMAWDRYMAICHPLQHATILTNPVMAKIGLAAVARGVMFFLPLPLLILRLSFCGSNVLSHSYCLHQDVMNLACTSTTVNVVYGLTAILLVMGLDALLIALSYFMIIKAVYQPYSRAIPWKRLVCSSPSISGAIRKQKHGHIG, from the coding sequence ATGCCCTCTCCCAACAACACCGACCTCAGCCCTTCCTCCTTCGTCTTGGCCGGCACGCCCGGGCTGGAAGCTGCCCGTTTCTGGCTGGCGTTCCCTCTGTGCTCCATGTACCTCATGGCCATTGTAGGCAACGGCGCGGTGGTGTTCACTGTAAAGATGGAGCTGAGCCTCCATAGCCCCATGTACATCTTCCTGTGTATGCTGGCCTCCATCGACCTGGCGCTGTCCACCTGCACCGTGCCCAGAATGCTCTCCCTCCTGTGGTTTGACTGGAGGGAAATCAGCTTCGGCGCCTGCCTGCTCCAGATGTTCCTCATCCACTCCCTGTCTGCTGTCGAGTCCACCGTCCTGCTGGCCATGGCCTGGGATCGGTACATGGCCATATGCCACCCTCTGCAGCACGCGACCATCCTCACCAATCCGGTGATGGCGAAGATAGGCCTGGCTGCTGTGGCTAGGGGTGTGATGTTCTTCCTCCCTTTGCCCTTGCTCATTCTTCGCCTATCGTTCTGCGGCTCCAACGTCCTGTCGCACTCCTATTGTTTGCACCAGGACGTTATGAACCTGGCCTGCACCAGCACCACAGTCAATGTCGTCTATGGCTTGACTGCTATCCTCTTGGTGATGGGGCTCGACGCGCTACTGATTGCCTTGTCCTACTTCATGATCATCAAGGCTGTCTACCAGCCCTATAGCAGAGCGATCCCCTGGAAAAGACTTGTCTGCAGCAGTCCATCCATCAGTGGAGCAATTAGAAAACAAAAgcacggccatattgg